In Neorhizobium galegae, the following proteins share a genomic window:
- a CDS encoding alpha-glucosidase produces MKFETTQDGFSISLNGRSILRHSAASPCIFVGQGQERMDMYRGNFEVEDYIVERSALRHADVDGNTISLSEAEGRAPRLELTVSETAVHFRSLDETINRFWIRIHADTDEHVWGGGEQMSYFDMRGRRFPLWTSEPGVGRDKTSEITFKSDLKDKAGGDYYNTNYPQPTYISSSRYALHVETTAYSVFDFRRKTFHEIEAWAVPERIELFAAPNFVELVEALSLRFGRQPELPDWVYKGAIIGLKDGVNSFERLEKMRSAGVQVSGLWCEDWVGLRQTSFGSRLFWDWRANDERYPDLRQRIAELNGEGIRFLGYVNPYLCVDGSLFPEAEAAGYFAKDQLGRTAIVDFGEFDCGVVDFTNRQAADWFAEEVIGRRMLDFGLTGWMADFGEYLPIDVELANGIDAKLMHNAWPTLWAEVNAKAIASRGKTGEALFFMRAGFTGVQKHCPLLWGGDQSVDFSRHDGLVTVMCAALSSGLLGNAYHHSDIGGYTSLFGNVRTPELLMRWAEMAAFTSVMRSHEGNRPRDNIQIDQDPEVLEHFARMTRIYVHLAPYLKTLSKEAVTRGLPVQRPLFLHHEHDPKTYAIQDAYLYGSELLVAPVWHAAQEVRNVYLPEGMRWVHVWSGKEYAGGEDVTVASPIGSPPVFYRTDASFAEMFAALKGM; encoded by the coding sequence ATGAAATTCGAGACGACACAAGACGGTTTTTCCATATCGCTGAACGGCCGCAGCATCCTGCGGCACAGCGCTGCCTCGCCATGCATATTCGTCGGCCAGGGACAGGAGCGGATGGACATGTACCGCGGCAATTTCGAGGTCGAGGATTACATCGTCGAGCGCAGCGCGCTGCGCCATGCGGATGTCGATGGCAACACGATCAGCCTTTCGGAGGCCGAGGGCCGGGCGCCGCGGCTGGAACTGACGGTCTCGGAAACCGCCGTGCACTTCCGCTCATTGGACGAGACGATCAACCGCTTCTGGATCCGAATTCATGCGGACACTGACGAGCATGTCTGGGGCGGCGGCGAGCAGATGTCCTATTTCGACATGCGCGGGCGCCGCTTCCCGCTCTGGACCTCGGAGCCCGGCGTCGGCCGCGACAAGACGAGCGAGATCACCTTCAAGTCTGACCTGAAGGACAAGGCGGGTGGCGACTATTACAACACAAACTACCCGCAGCCGACCTACATCTCCTCGTCGCGTTACGCGCTGCATGTGGAGACGACCGCCTATTCCGTCTTCGATTTTCGCCGCAAGACGTTTCACGAGATCGAAGCCTGGGCGGTGCCGGAGCGGATCGAACTGTTTGCCGCCCCGAATTTCGTCGAACTGGTCGAGGCGCTGTCGCTGCGGTTCGGGCGGCAGCCGGAGCTGCCGGACTGGGTCTACAAGGGCGCGATCATCGGCCTCAAGGACGGCGTCAATTCCTTCGAGCGGCTGGAAAAGATGCGCAGTGCCGGCGTCCAGGTCTCCGGCCTCTGGTGCGAGGATTGGGTCGGCCTTCGCCAGACCTCGTTCGGATCGCGGCTGTTCTGGGACTGGCGGGCGAATGACGAGCGTTATCCGGACCTGCGCCAGCGTATCGCGGAGCTGAACGGCGAAGGCATCCGCTTCCTCGGCTACGTCAATCCCTATCTCTGTGTCGATGGTTCACTGTTTCCGGAAGCCGAAGCGGCGGGCTATTTCGCCAAGGATCAGCTCGGCCGCACGGCGATCGTCGATTTCGGCGAGTTCGATTGTGGCGTCGTCGATTTCACCAATCGGCAAGCGGCCGATTGGTTTGCCGAGGAGGTCATCGGTCGCCGTATGCTGGATTTCGGGCTGACGGGCTGGATGGCCGATTTCGGCGAATACCTGCCGATCGACGTGGAACTTGCGAACGGCATCGATGCCAAGCTGATGCACAATGCCTGGCCGACCCTCTGGGCCGAAGTCAACGCCAAGGCGATCGCCAGCCGCGGCAAGACGGGCGAGGCGCTGTTCTTCATGCGGGCCGGCTTCACCGGCGTGCAGAAACATTGCCCGCTGCTGTGGGGCGGCGACCAGTCGGTGGATTTTTCGCGCCATGACGGGCTCGTCACCGTGATGTGCGCGGCGCTTTCATCCGGCCTGTTGGGCAATGCTTATCACCACTCCGATATCGGCGGCTATACGAGCCTGTTCGGCAATGTCCGCACGCCGGAACTGCTGATGCGATGGGCGGAAATGGCGGCCTTCACGTCGGTCATGCGCAGCCACGAGGGCAACCGGCCACGTGACAATATCCAGATCGACCAAGACCCTGAGGTTTTGGAACATTTTGCGCGGATGACGCGGATTTATGTGCATCTGGCGCCGTACCTGAAGACGCTATCCAAGGAAGCTGTCACGCGAGGTCTGCCGGTGCAGCGGCCGCTTTTCCTGCATCACGAACACGATCCGAAGACCTATGCCATCCAGGATGCCTATCTCTACGGCTCGGAACTGCTGGTGGCGCCCGTCTGGCATGCAGCGCAGGAGGTGCGGAACGTCTATCTGCCGGAAGGGATGAGGTGGGTGCATGTGTGGAGCGGGAAGGAATATGCAGGTGGGGAAGATGTGACGGTTGCGTCGCCGATCGGTAGCCCGCCGGTGTTTTATCGGACGGATGCGTCGTTTGCGGAGATGTTTGCAGCGTTGAAGGGAATGTGA
- a CDS encoding ABC transporter ATP-binding protein: MASVELRQVRKAYGALPVIHGVSLAIEDGQFVALVGPSGCGKSTLLRMIAGLEEITGGDVIIDNAVVNELTPRERNIAMVFQSYALYPHMTVAENMGFNLRLSGTPKPVIAERVAEAARMLDLMPLLDRKPAQLSGGQRQRVAMGRAIVRNPAVFLFDEPLSNLDAKLRVQMRAEIKQLHQKVGTTSIYVTHDQIEAMTLADRIVVLNQGKVEQEGTPMELYKKPANLFVAAFIGSPAMNLLDGTVDGDGGEPSARLGDGTAIRIAPDRKVKRGQAIKVGLRPEHLSPGIGGTALAGQTLLVEPTGAQTHIIFDLAGHPVVAIVDGEYPARYGARFEANIPAEQVHVFDRETGVAL; encoded by the coding sequence ATGGCATCCGTCGAACTCAGACAAGTCCGCAAGGCCTATGGGGCACTCCCGGTCATCCACGGCGTGTCGCTGGCGATTGAAGACGGCCAGTTCGTCGCTCTGGTCGGTCCGTCCGGCTGCGGAAAATCGACGCTGCTGCGGATGATTGCGGGGCTTGAGGAAATCACCGGCGGCGACGTCATCATCGACAACGCAGTGGTCAACGAGCTGACGCCGCGCGAGCGCAACATCGCCATGGTGTTCCAGTCCTATGCGCTCTATCCGCATATGACGGTCGCCGAGAACATGGGCTTCAACCTGCGCCTTTCCGGCACCCCGAAGCCGGTGATTGCCGAACGCGTCGCCGAAGCCGCGCGCATGCTCGACCTCATGCCGCTGCTCGACCGCAAGCCGGCGCAGCTTTCCGGCGGCCAGCGCCAGCGCGTCGCCATGGGCCGGGCGATCGTCCGCAACCCGGCCGTCTTCCTGTTCGACGAGCCGCTCTCCAATCTCGACGCCAAGCTGCGCGTGCAGATGCGCGCCGAGATCAAGCAACTGCACCAGAAGGTCGGGACGACGTCGATCTACGTCACCCACGATCAGATCGAGGCGATGACGCTCGCCGACCGGATCGTCGTCCTCAACCAGGGAAAGGTGGAGCAGGAGGGCACGCCGATGGAACTGTACAAGAAGCCGGCCAACCTCTTCGTCGCCGCCTTCATCGGTTCTCCGGCGATGAACCTTCTCGACGGCACCGTGGATGGCGATGGCGGCGAACCCTCCGCGCGCCTTGGCGACGGAACCGCGATCCGCATCGCGCCGGATCGCAAGGTAAAGCGCGGCCAGGCGATCAAGGTCGGCCTGCGTCCGGAACATCTCAGCCCCGGCATCGGGGGGACTGCGCTTGCCGGGCAGACGCTGCTGGTGGAGCCGACCGGCGCACAGACCCACATCATCTTCGACCTTGCCGGCCACCCGGTGGTCGCGATCGTCGACGGCGAATATCCGGCCCGCTACGGCGCGCGGTTCGAAGCCAACATCCCGGCCGAACAGGTACATGTCTTCGACCGCGAAACGGGCGTGGCCCTCTAG
- a CDS encoding carbohydrate ABC transporter permease — protein MSANAVPSGKTLAVSRRSKRSLANSKWPVLILFLPPALLVFTVLVILPMGEAAWYSFYNWNGYGSPTQWVGWRNYQLIFRNSAFTQALINNGLIVLASLCVQVPLALWLATMISSRIKGALFFRLIFFLPYVLADVAAGMIWRFVYDGDFGLVAGISHFIGVEPPFWLADRDVAMYAILGVVVWKYFGFHMMLFIAGLQAIDKSVLEAADIDGATGFQKFRLVTLPLLGSTVRLSVFFAVVGSLQLFDMIMPLTGGGPSNSTQTMVTFLYNFGVTRMQVGFGSAVGVVLFVICVTLAFSYKRVFMRND, from the coding sequence ATGTCTGCCAACGCCGTGCCTTCCGGGAAAACGCTTGCGGTCTCGCGGCGCAGCAAGCGGTCGCTCGCCAACAGCAAGTGGCCGGTGCTGATCCTGTTCCTGCCGCCGGCGCTTCTTGTGTTCACGGTGCTGGTCATTCTGCCCATGGGCGAAGCCGCCTGGTATTCCTTCTACAACTGGAACGGCTATGGTAGCCCGACGCAATGGGTTGGCTGGCGCAACTACCAGCTCATTTTCCGCAACAGTGCCTTCACCCAGGCACTGATCAACAACGGCCTGATCGTGCTCGCCTCGCTCTGCGTGCAGGTGCCGCTGGCGCTCTGGCTGGCGACGATGATTTCCAGCCGGATCAAGGGCGCGCTGTTCTTCCGGCTGATCTTCTTCCTGCCCTACGTGCTTGCGGACGTCGCGGCCGGCATGATCTGGCGTTTCGTCTATGACGGGGATTTCGGTCTCGTCGCCGGCATCTCGCATTTCATCGGCGTCGAACCGCCTTTCTGGCTGGCCGACCGGGACGTGGCGATGTACGCGATATTGGGCGTCGTCGTCTGGAAGTATTTCGGATTTCACATGATGCTCTTCATTGCCGGTCTGCAGGCGATCGACAAGAGCGTGCTGGAAGCGGCAGACATCGACGGTGCGACCGGTTTCCAGAAGTTCCGGCTCGTGACGTTGCCACTGCTCGGCTCCACCGTGCGTCTCTCCGTCTTTTTTGCAGTCGTCGGCTCGCTGCAGCTCTTCGACATGATCATGCCGCTTACCGGCGGCGGCCCGTCGAACTCGACGCAGACGATGGTGACGTTCCTCTATAATTTCGGGGTGACCCGCATGCAGGTCGGGTTCGGCAGCGCCGTCGGCGTGGTGCTGTTCGTGATCTGCGTGACGCTCGCCTTCAGCTACAAGCGGGTATTCATGCGCAATGACTGA
- a CDS encoding Gfo/Idh/MocA family protein — MDKVGIGIIGCGNISGAYLKAMTTAFPILDIRGLADLNRDLADAKASEFNLQARTVDELLADPKIEIIVNLTIPKAHVTVALQALDAGKHTYSEKPLGINFAEGKKLAEAAKAKGLRIGAAPDTFLGGGHQTARELIDQGVIGLPVGGTATFMCPGHERWHPNPAFYYEVGGGPMLDMGPYYITDLVNLLGPVSQVAGFAITPRKERIITSEPRNGERIPVHVPTHVAGVMAFANGAVVQIGMSFDVAGHKHVPLEVYGTEGTLIVPDPNRFEGPVGYLKKGGQFEDQPTTLPYADGNYRSIGVADLAHAIRSNRPHRANGDLALHVLEVMEAFHTASAEGRTIKITTATERPAPLSESLVDGRLAK, encoded by the coding sequence ATGGATAAAGTCGGTATCGGCATCATCGGATGCGGCAATATTTCGGGCGCCTATCTGAAAGCGATGACCACAGCCTTTCCGATCCTCGATATCCGCGGACTGGCCGATCTCAACCGCGATCTGGCCGATGCGAAAGCCTCCGAATTCAATCTCCAGGCCCGTACCGTCGATGAGCTGCTCGCCGATCCGAAGATCGAGATCATCGTCAACCTGACGATCCCCAAGGCGCATGTCACTGTTGCCCTGCAGGCGCTCGACGCGGGCAAGCACACCTATTCGGAAAAACCGCTCGGAATTAATTTCGCGGAAGGGAAAAAATTGGCGGAAGCCGCCAAGGCCAAGGGTCTGCGCATCGGCGCTGCCCCCGACACCTTCCTCGGCGGCGGCCACCAGACCGCCCGCGAACTGATCGACCAGGGCGTCATCGGCCTGCCTGTCGGCGGCACCGCGACCTTCATGTGCCCGGGCCACGAGCGCTGGCATCCGAACCCGGCCTTCTATTACGAGGTCGGCGGCGGTCCGATGCTCGACATGGGTCCCTATTACATCACCGATCTCGTCAACCTGCTTGGCCCGGTCTCGCAGGTCGCGGGCTTTGCCATCACGCCCCGCAAGGAGCGCATCATCACCAGCGAGCCGCGCAACGGCGAGCGCATTCCGGTACATGTTCCGACCCATGTGGCCGGTGTCATGGCCTTTGCCAACGGCGCGGTCGTTCAGATCGGCATGAGCTTCGACGTCGCCGGCCACAAACATGTGCCGCTGGAAGTCTACGGCACCGAGGGCACGCTGATCGTTCCGGACCCGAACCGTTTCGAGGGGCCTGTCGGTTATCTGAAGAAGGGCGGCCAGTTCGAGGACCAGCCCACCACCCTGCCCTATGCGGACGGCAACTACCGCTCGATCGGCGTCGCGGACCTGGCCCACGCGATCCGTTCCAACCGACCGCACCGGGCGAACGGCGATCTGGCGCTGCATGTGCTGGAGGTCATGGAAGCCTTTCACACGGCGTCCGCCGAAGGGCGCACGATCAAGATCACCACGGCCACGGAGCGGCCCGCTCCGCTGTCGGAATCGCTCGTCGATGGACGGCTGGCGAAATAA
- a CDS encoding GntR family transcriptional regulator — protein sequence MDSYPGSLPIYLQIAELLVRDIAAGRLVDGEKLAPERDMAVQLGIAVGTLRKALAELQNRGLLERVQGSGNYVRAISDPKSVYAMFRLELIQGGGLPTAELLDVMRLDKPKDLPKFGFSPEGHRIRRIRRLSGKVAALEEIWLDGSYVAAITPEELSESLYLYYRTRLGLWIVRAEDKIDLDTVPDWAPPAFGQKPGAPIPHVLRTSQTQDGALAEVSRTWFDHSVARYVSRLR from the coding sequence ATGGACAGTTATCCGGGCAGCCTGCCGATCTATCTGCAAATTGCCGAGCTGCTGGTTCGTGACATCGCGGCCGGCCGGCTCGTCGATGGCGAGAAGCTGGCGCCCGAGCGCGACATGGCGGTGCAGCTCGGCATTGCCGTCGGCACGCTGCGCAAGGCGCTGGCGGAACTGCAGAACCGCGGGCTCCTGGAGCGGGTGCAGGGGTCAGGCAACTACGTCCGAGCGATCAGCGATCCGAAGAGCGTTTATGCGATGTTCCGGCTGGAACTGATCCAGGGCGGCGGTCTGCCGACTGCGGAATTGCTCGACGTGATGCGGCTCGACAAACCCAAGGACCTGCCGAAGTTCGGCTTTTCGCCGGAAGGCCATCGCATCCGCCGCATCCGCCGGCTGTCGGGCAAAGTCGCGGCACTCGAGGAGATCTGGCTCGACGGTTCCTATGTGGCGGCGATCACCCCGGAGGAGCTGTCGGAGTCCCTCTATCTCTACTACCGCACCCGGCTGGGTCTTTGGATCGTCCGGGCGGAAGACAAGATCGACCTCGACACCGTGCCCGACTGGGCGCCGCCTGCCTTCGGCCAGAAGCCGGGCGCGCCGATCCCCCACGTGCTCCGGACGAGCCAGACACAGGACGGCGCCCTGGCCGAGGTTTCCCGCACATGGTTCGACCATTCCGTGGCGCGATACGTATCGCGGCTGCGGTAG
- a CDS encoding nucleoside triphosphate hydrolase, with amino-acid sequence MTLDDITDTVIDRAKNSRRFIVAVAGPPGGGKSTLADALHEALLARGELAEVLPMDGFHMDNGILEARGLLPRKGAPQTFDVRGFADILRAVRQGDEEVLVPVFDRSREIAIASARPISPDTHIVLAEGNYLLIDEAPWSRLAEMFDFTIFVGPSEDVLRERLKARWVHYGLDEAGIAWKLDGNDLPNGRYILTHSRPADIRLESF; translated from the coding sequence ATGACACTGGACGACATCACCGACACCGTCATCGACCGGGCCAAGAATAGCCGGCGCTTCATCGTTGCGGTCGCCGGCCCGCCGGGCGGGGGAAAATCCACGCTCGCCGACGCCCTGCACGAAGCCCTGCTGGCGCGCGGCGAATTGGCAGAAGTCCTGCCGATGGATGGCTTCCATATGGACAACGGTATCCTGGAAGCCCGCGGCCTGTTGCCCCGCAAGGGCGCACCGCAGACGTTCGACGTGCGCGGTTTTGCGGATATCCTGAGGGCGGTGCGGCAGGGTGACGAGGAAGTGCTGGTGCCGGTCTTCGACCGATCGCGTGAGATCGCCATCGCCTCGGCCCGCCCGATTTCGCCCGATACTCATATCGTTCTGGCGGAAGGCAATTACCTGCTGATCGACGAAGCGCCCTGGTCGCGGCTTGCCGAAATGTTCGACTTCACCATTTTCGTCGGCCCTTCGGAGGACGTGCTGCGCGAGCGGCTCAAGGCTCGCTGGGTGCATTACGGGCTCGACGAGGCGGGGATCGCGTGGAAACTCGACGGCAACGACCTGCCGAACGGCCGCTACATCCTCACCCACTCGCGGCCTGCCGACATCAGGCTCGAAAGCTTCTGA
- a CDS encoding ROK family transcriptional regulator: MKTADPELMRAMNRLSVLDTIRRRGPISRVEISERTELSTTTVSAITGSLLDDGLILTRHEGDIRNEAVRGRPRVMLEVNPDAARVVGAKIAASRMVFVVTNFRGDVLSKLTLPIRIDRQPIAVIADLVEDGVRRCVVDAGLSLEDVDSVCLGLPGVIEHRTGHVRSSPIFREINIDFAAEMSARLSTPTIVESDAHAITLGHHWFGKARDLQDMVLISLEQTLGLGVLHGNRLFRGAGGLSHNLGDLVLGTGPQGIVRLSSQAGESAILGEQQADGRFAEAVRLGRGMTHVQALIQADDDRLIAAAVRAGEAVGLTVANIVTLFAPPRVILVGSSLALGEPFLNSLRDAYALAIPPSLKGVSELVFDDSTDDFWAQGAAAVALYELYESPWSTTGPAL; encoded by the coding sequence ATGAAAACCGCCGATCCAGAACTCATGCGTGCGATGAACCGCCTCAGCGTGCTGGATACGATCCGGCGGCGCGGTCCCATCTCCCGCGTCGAAATTTCCGAGCGCACCGAACTTTCGACAACCACCGTTTCCGCCATCACCGGTTCGCTGCTGGATGACGGGCTGATCCTGACGCGCCACGAGGGCGATATCCGCAACGAGGCGGTGCGTGGCCGGCCGCGCGTCATGCTGGAAGTCAATCCGGATGCCGCCCGCGTCGTCGGCGCCAAGATTGCTGCAAGCCGCATGGTCTTCGTCGTCACCAATTTCCGCGGCGACGTACTCTCCAAGCTCACCCTGCCGATCCGGATCGACCGCCAGCCGATCGCCGTCATCGCCGACCTCGTGGAGGACGGCGTGCGCCGCTGCGTCGTCGATGCCGGCCTGTCGCTGGAGGATGTCGACAGCGTCTGCCTCGGGCTTCCGGGCGTCATCGAACACCGCACCGGGCATGTCCGTTCGAGCCCGATCTTTCGCGAGATCAACATTGATTTTGCTGCCGAAATGTCGGCGCGCCTGTCGACCCCGACGATCGTCGAGAGCGATGCTCATGCTATCACGCTTGGCCATCACTGGTTCGGCAAGGCCCGCGATCTGCAGGATATGGTCCTGATCTCGCTCGAACAGACACTGGGCCTCGGCGTGCTGCACGGCAACCGGCTTTTCCGCGGCGCCGGCGGCCTCAGCCACAATCTCGGCGATCTCGTGCTCGGCACGGGACCGCAGGGCATCGTGAGGCTTTCGAGCCAGGCCGGAGAAAGCGCCATCCTCGGCGAGCAGCAGGCGGACGGGCGCTTTGCCGAAGCAGTAAGGCTCGGCCGCGGCATGACCCATGTCCAGGCACTGATCCAGGCCGACGACGACCGGCTGATCGCCGCAGCCGTTCGCGCCGGCGAGGCTGTCGGGCTGACGGTCGCCAATATCGTCACGCTGTTTGCGCCGCCGCGTGTCATCCTCGTCGGCTCATCGCTGGCGCTCGGCGAACCGTTCCTGAACAGCCTGCGCGATGCCTATGCGCTCGCCATTCCGCCGTCGCTGAAAGGCGTCAGCGAACTCGTCTTCGACGATTCGACCGACGATTTCTGGGCGCAGGGAGCTGCCGCCGTCGCACTTTACGAGCTTTACGAATCGCCCTGGAGCACCACCGGGCCGGCGCTCTGA
- a CDS encoding ThuA domain-containing protein, which translates to MREALIVWGGWSGHEPQECAEIIKDMLEEDGFKVYLEHSTEAFADPSIHDLSLIVPIMTMSKIEKEEVKNLAAAVEKGVGIAGYHGGAGDAFRESVDYQFIIGGQWVAHPGNIIDYTVNITRPDDPLMEGITDFPYTSEQYYMHVDPSNEVLATTTFTGDHAYWIDGVVMPVVWKRKYGKGRVFYSSLGHQAKEFDVPQMKTIFRRGANWAAR; encoded by the coding sequence ATGCGTGAAGCACTCATCGTATGGGGCGGCTGGAGCGGCCACGAACCGCAGGAATGCGCCGAAATCATCAAGGACATGCTCGAGGAAGACGGTTTCAAGGTCTATCTCGAACATTCGACCGAGGCCTTCGCCGACCCATCCATTCACGATCTGAGCCTCATCGTGCCGATCATGACCATGTCGAAGATCGAGAAGGAGGAGGTGAAGAACCTCGCCGCAGCCGTTGAGAAGGGCGTCGGCATTGCCGGTTATCACGGCGGCGCAGGCGACGCATTCCGCGAGTCGGTCGACTACCAGTTCATCATCGGCGGCCAATGGGTCGCCCATCCAGGCAACATCATCGACTACACGGTCAACATCACACGGCCGGATGATCCCTTGATGGAGGGGATCACCGATTTCCCCTACACGTCCGAGCAATATTACATGCATGTCGACCCCTCGAACGAGGTGCTGGCCACGACCACGTTTACCGGCGACCACGCCTACTGGATCGACGGGGTGGTGATGCCGGTCGTCTGGAAACGCAAATACGGCAAGGGCCGCGTCTTCTATTCCTCGCTCGGCCACCAGGCGAAAGAATTCGACGTGCCGCAGATGAAGACGATCTTCCGCCGCGGCGCGAACTGGGCGGCGCGGTGA
- a CDS encoding ABC transporter substrate-binding protein, whose amino-acid sequence MSNRYHRMRLISATAVALAGGLFTAGVAAADSVIRWMHVEQVPGNIAVWNQIAKDFEAKHPGVKVELQFLENQAFKAKLPTLLQSNDAPSIFYSWGGGVLKAQSETGTLRPINAALDANGGEWRKSVNASAVDGLTFDGKVWASPFKSGLVSFYYNKELFKKAGVDASKIATWDDFLGAVKALKQAGVTPIAGGGRDKWPLHFYWSYLSMREAGQKGFADAKAGKNDGFAGKPFVKAGERMAELGKLEPFQNGYLGATWNDALATFGDGRAALILSFENTPATQASNSTSRKGLADDNIGRFPFPVVSGGPGVTTDSFGGLNGWVVTKNAPPETEEFLRYMASVDVQKVLARDTQIMPVAKGASEAISKPLLKEVAEALARETWHQNFLDQDLGPNVGAIVNDVSVEVVSGGMKPAAAAQQIEDAYSLERK is encoded by the coding sequence ATGTCCAACAGATATCACAGGATGCGTCTGATTTCCGCGACCGCCGTCGCTCTCGCGGGTGGCCTCTTTACGGCCGGCGTTGCTGCGGCGGACAGCGTCATTCGCTGGATGCATGTCGAGCAGGTGCCTGGGAACATAGCCGTCTGGAACCAGATCGCCAAGGATTTCGAGGCCAAGCACCCCGGCGTCAAGGTCGAACTGCAATTCCTCGAAAACCAGGCCTTCAAAGCCAAGCTGCCGACGCTTCTGCAGTCGAACGATGCGCCGAGCATCTTCTATAGCTGGGGTGGCGGCGTGCTCAAGGCGCAGTCCGAGACCGGCACGCTGCGGCCGATCAATGCGGCGCTCGATGCCAACGGAGGGGAATGGCGCAAGTCGGTGAATGCCTCCGCGGTCGACGGTCTGACCTTCGACGGCAAGGTCTGGGCTTCGCCCTTCAAGAGCGGCCTCGTTTCCTTCTATTACAACAAGGAATTGTTCAAGAAGGCCGGCGTCGATGCCTCGAAGATCGCGACCTGGGACGATTTCCTCGGTGCCGTCAAGGCGCTGAAGCAGGCAGGCGTGACGCCGATTGCCGGCGGCGGGCGGGACAAGTGGCCCCTGCATTTCTACTGGAGTTATCTCTCGATGCGCGAGGCGGGGCAAAAGGGCTTTGCCGACGCCAAGGCAGGCAAGAACGATGGATTCGCCGGCAAGCCTTTCGTCAAGGCCGGCGAGCGCATGGCTGAGCTCGGCAAGCTTGAACCGTTCCAGAACGGCTATCTGGGTGCAACCTGGAACGATGCGCTTGCCACGTTCGGCGATGGCCGTGCCGCGCTCATCCTGAGCTTCGAGAATACGCCCGCGACCCAGGCGTCGAATTCGACGAGCCGCAAAGGCCTTGCCGACGACAATATCGGTCGCTTCCCCTTCCCCGTCGTCAGCGGAGGGCCCGGTGTTACCACCGACAGTTTCGGCGGTCTCAACGGATGGGTGGTCACCAAGAACGCGCCGCCTGAAACCGAAGAATTCCTCCGCTACATGGCGAGCGTCGACGTGCAGAAGGTGCTCGCCAGGGATACGCAGATCATGCCCGTCGCCAAGGGTGCGAGCGAAGCGATCTCCAAGCCGCTGCTGAAGGAAGTTGCCGAAGCTCTTGCCAGGGAAACCTGGCACCAGAACTTCCTCGACCAGGATCTCGGTCCCAATGTTGGCGCGATCGTCAACGACGTCAGCGTGGAAGTGGTTTCCGGCGGCATGAAGCCGGCTGCCGCCGCGCAGCAGATCGAGGATGCCTATTCTCTCGAGCGCAAGTAA
- a CDS encoding carbohydrate ABC transporter permease: MTDISTAQPIDAASAPTSGQRIRAGTQVYMYASLIIVAAIVVVPLITTALGGFKTLGELRGNPFGLPVEWQWSNYTDIIISKRYWLQMSNSLIIALLTVFLTLTFGAMAAFCFAHIRFFGTDYLVNYFLIGLMFPAATAILPLYIRIRDLGLVDTYWGVVLPQVAFGMGMSIMLFRNYFRNLPSELFDAAFVDGCGYMRFFWHITLPLSRPIIATVGIISFVGSWNSYIVPLIMLNSESRYPWPLGIMIYRGEFSTEWQLVLAFITLTILPTIIAFFLAQKHIIAGLTAGAVKS, from the coding sequence ATGACTGATATCTCGACAGCACAGCCCATCGATGCCGCCAGCGCGCCGACCTCCGGCCAGCGCATCCGCGCCGGCACGCAGGTCTATATGTACGCGTCGCTGATCATCGTGGCGGCAATCGTGGTGGTGCCGCTCATCACCACTGCGCTCGGAGGCTTCAAGACGCTGGGCGAACTGCGCGGCAACCCCTTCGGCCTGCCGGTGGAATGGCAGTGGTCGAACTACACGGACATCATCATCAGCAAGCGTTACTGGCTGCAGATGAGCAATTCGCTGATCATCGCCCTGCTGACGGTGTTCCTGACATTGACGTTCGGCGCCATGGCGGCCTTCTGTTTCGCGCATATCCGCTTCTTCGGCACCGATTATCTGGTCAACTATTTCCTGATCGGACTGATGTTTCCGGCGGCGACCGCCATCCTGCCACTCTATATCCGCATCCGCGATCTGGGGCTCGTCGATACATATTGGGGCGTGGTGCTGCCGCAGGTCGCGTTCGGCATGGGCATGAGCATCATGCTGTTCCGCAACTATTTTCGCAATCTACCGTCCGAACTCTTCGACGCGGCCTTCGTGGATGGTTGCGGCTACATGCGCTTCTTCTGGCATATCACGCTGCCGCTGTCGCGGCCGATCATCGCCACCGTCGGCATCATCTCCTTCGTCGGCAGCTGGAACAGCTATATCGTGCCGCTGATCATGCTGAATTCGGAGAGCCGCTATCCCTGGCCGCTCGGCATCATGATCTACCGGGGCGAATTCAGCACCGAATGGCAGCTGGTGCTGGCCTTCATCACGCTCACCATTTTGCCCACCATCATCGCCTTTTTCCTGGCCCAGAAGCACATCATCGCCGGTCTGACCGCCGGTGCGGTGAAATCCTGA